The Triticum aestivum cultivar Chinese Spring chromosome 3A, IWGSC CS RefSeq v2.1, whole genome shotgun sequence genome includes a region encoding these proteins:
- the LOC123062979 gene encoding F-box protein At5g49610-like: MAEAASAEEAAPLHPGLPDEIFIWEVLVRLPPKALLRCRAVCRVWRRATSARDFLLAHHACQPALPLLYVYNIESLDIIPFDRRAGAAADDQLRPVARLGQGPFRAIASCDGLLVFAMSDCRFSLCNPATRQYARLPVPPGFVPLGMYSRSPTGEYRLLLYKFPTGPAPDAQGGSCVLVLGSGQPPRSIGCPDARELAFSLSFLFRGGLHWHKEQNERIVVFDTTTELFRHMRVPVVSRCTNLFEMDGMLGVSSFNYAAATIDIWMAQDYTSEVWCNKYHIELPVAKLTTRFGRFNTHGFGVVASSDGHLLMLLKFSDWLLQVDMDGKLVASFHCKGLAYTRFWLKQTLVSHTFFPALERYVVNAKPFI, encoded by the coding sequence ATGGCGGAGGCTGCGAGCGCAGAAGAGGCCGCGCCTCTCCACCCCGGCCTCCCGGATGAGATCTTCATCTGGGAGGTCCTCGTCCGCCTGCCCCCCAAAGccctcctccgctgccgcgccgtcTGCCGCGTCTGGCGCCGCGCCACCTCCGCCCGCGACTTCCTCCTCGCCCACCACGCCTGCCAGCCCGCCCTCCCGCTCCTCTACGTCTACAACATCGAGTCCCTAGACATCATCCCCTTCGACCGCCGGGCAGGGGCCGCGGCCGACGACCAGCTCCGGCCAGTCGCGCGACTTGGCCAGGGCCCCTTCCGCGCGATCGCCTCCTGCGACGGCCTCCTCGTCTTCGCCATGAGCGACTGCCGCTTCTCCCTCTGCAACCCGGCGACTCGTCAGTATGCTCGCCTCCCGGTGCCTCCTGGCTTCGTGCCCTTGGGGATGTACTCGCGCAGCCCAACCGGCGAGTACCGGCTATTGCTGTACAAGTTCCCCACTGGACCGGCGCCTGACGCTCAAGGTGGctcctgcgtgttggtattaggCTCCGGCCAGCCGCCACGGTCCATAGGGTGCCCTGATGCTAGGGAACTGGCATTCAGCCTGTCATTCCTGTTCCGCGGTGGCCTGCATTGGCACAAAGAGCAGAATGAGAGGATAGTGGTATTCGACACCACCACTGAGTTGTTCCGGCACATGCGCGTTCCGGTTGTTTCTCGCTGCACTAACCTGTTTGAGATGGATGGAATGCTCGGCGTGTCCAGCTTTAATTATGCAGCGGCAACCATCGATATCTGGATGGCGCAGGACTACACGAGCGAGGTCTGGTGCAACAAGTACCACATTGAGTTGCCGGTTGCAAAGCTCACCACGCGCTTTGGAAGGTTTAACACACATGGGTTTGGGGTAGTCGCTTCTTCGGATGGTCATTTGCTCATGCTGCTCAAATTTAGCGACTGGCTACTTCAGGTTGATATGGATGGCAAGTTGGTCGCTAGTTTCCATTGCAAAGGCCTTGCTTATACTAGATTTTGGCTCAAACAAACTTTAGTTTCGCATACCTTCTTTCCGGCACTAGAGCGTTATGTTGTGAACGCTAAGCCTTTCATCTGA